One genomic segment of Candidatus Latescibacterota bacterium includes these proteins:
- a CDS encoding peptidylprolyl isomerase, producing MGNRFRPVVPVVCATWMVFMAIVFTPMDHLSAQEAVPAEDAGEIIDRVIAVVEDRALLQSEFEMEYRRLLMQTGEESLSAEEEKTRRQEVFDMLIGNLLMAVHAQKIGVEVREEEVNARVDGALDENIRRMGGVDAFNRELEKAGMTLKQLKDTWRENARANMLVDEVRYREVYRKIKVTEEEIREYYQLHIDELPKRPPTVELAQILIMMRLNEADELKAMEKISAVEEILATGADFAETAKEYSEGPSAKYGGSLGYMKMEDFDNPAFQAAVKKLIVGDVSGPVLTQYGYHIIKLEEVAGDEVLLRHILIKAEKDIDATRAFTEDIRDRIIAGADFGEMAAQFSEDPETKDGGGKVGDIPVPNLPEFFTSALRGVADGEIAPLIEDPRAFRIIKMLGRDEGRPYSLEEARNGVRELIERERASEKSIDYIDKLKKIYYVDVKIEV from the coding sequence ATGGGTAATAGATTCCGGCCGGTCGTGCCGGTCGTTTGTGCAACCTGGATGGTCTTTATGGCGATCGTTTTTACGCCCATGGACCATCTCTCGGCCCAGGAAGCCGTTCCAGCGGAAGACGCGGGAGAGATCATCGACAGGGTGATAGCCGTGGTAGAGGACAGGGCTCTGCTGCAGAGCGAGTTCGAGATGGAATACCGCCGACTCCTGATGCAGACAGGCGAAGAGAGCCTGTCCGCTGAAGAGGAAAAAACGAGAAGGCAGGAAGTGTTCGATATGTTGATAGGCAACCTGCTGATGGCGGTACACGCCCAGAAGATCGGTGTGGAGGTCCGCGAGGAAGAGGTAAATGCCAGGGTGGATGGGGCGCTCGATGAGAACATCAGGAGGATGGGAGGGGTGGACGCCTTCAATCGCGAGCTGGAGAAGGCCGGCATGACCCTGAAGCAGTTGAAAGATACATGGAGAGAGAACGCAAGGGCGAACATGCTGGTCGATGAGGTCCGCTACAGGGAAGTATATCGCAAGATAAAGGTCACCGAGGAAGAGATCAGGGAATATTATCAGTTGCATATCGACGAACTGCCGAAGCGGCCACCGACAGTCGAACTGGCCCAGATACTGATAATGATGAGGTTGAACGAGGCTGATGAGCTGAAAGCCATGGAGAAGATCTCCGCCGTTGAGGAGATCCTTGCGACCGGTGCCGATTTTGCCGAAACAGCCAAAGAATATTCGGAGGGGCCAAGCGCCAAATACGGGGGGAGCCTCGGGTACATGAAGATGGAGGATTTCGACAATCCCGCATTTCAGGCAGCAGTGAAAAAGCTGATAGTCGGCGATGTCAGCGGCCCCGTACTAACTCAGTACGGATATCACATTATAAAGCTTGAGGAAGTGGCCGGAGACGAGGTCCTGCTGAGGCACATACTGATAAAGGCAGAAAAAGACATAGATGCTACCAGGGCATTCACTGAGGATATCAGGGACAGGATCATCGCCGGCGCCGATTTCGGCGAGATGGCGGCGCAGTTCTCCGAGGACCCCGAAACGAAAGACGGGGGGGGGAAGGTCGGGGATATCCCGGTGCCGAACCTCCCGGAATTTTTTACCAGCGCCCTGAGAGGTGTGGCGGATGGGGAGATCGCCCCGTTGATAGAGGATCCACGTGCATTCAGGATCATAAAGATGCTCGGGCGCGACGAGGGAAGGCCATACTCACTCGAGGAGGCCCGCAACGGCGTCAGGGAACTTATCGAGAGGGAACGGGCGTCAGAGAAAAGCATAGACTACATCGACAAGCTTAAGAAGATATATTATGTCGATGTGAAGATCGAGGTGTGA